The following are encoded in a window of Castanea sativa cultivar Marrone di Chiusa Pesio chromosome 5, ASM4071231v1 genomic DNA:
- the LOC142633593 gene encoding putative disease resistance protein At1g59780, with protein MTIDDEGKKCRLPSALREHFFFESVSDKHFVSVSDKHLAHHCHVTGNNSSDLKTMYKELISCLSFDPRDGYKPGEDVRKFLHEAIASGCFRSLKVLDLEHVFRPQLPNTIGQLNQLKYLGLRWTYLEEIPSFIGNLLNLQTLDVKHTYVRILPKSKWKLQKLRHLYMSQSDRRLTFELELSKQEKVESWVKDLTNLKSLRLRSIDEKGDAQNLRVMDLSKLEKLSSLYLFGSFGMQHYLFNKYPPHLSDLTLSASGLVDDPMPILGKLSKLKSLFFYFGSYKGKEMSLKGFPNLLVLKLWKLESLEELQVEAGAMPKLKELDIRCCNKLKVPTGLKHLNSLQELNLTNMPKDFTTIQEKKWEIWGDIAYPPRITVENW; from the exons ATGACTATTGACGACGAAGGAAAGAAATGTCGCCTGCCCAGTGCTCTCAGAGAACACTTCTTCTTCGAAAGTGTTTCAGATAAGCATTTCGTCAGTGTTTCAGATAAGCATCTTGCTCATCATTGTCATGTTACCGGTAATAATTCATCAGATCTTAAGACAATGTACAAAGAACTCATCTCCTGTCTCTCATTTGACCCTAGAGATGGATATAAACCTGGAGAAGATGTAAGGAAGTTTCTTCATGAGGCAATTGCAAGTGGATGCTTCAGAAGTTTAAAAGTTCTTGATCTTGAACATGTGTTCAGGCCTCAATTGCCCAACACCATCGGACAATTAAATCAGCTGAAGTATCTAGGCTTAAGGTGGACTTACCTGGAGGAAATCCCATCATTCATAGGCAACCTACTGAACCTCCAAACTCTGGATGTGAAGCATACTTATGTCAGAATTCTACCCAAATCCAAATGGAAGTTGCAGAAACTTCGACACCTATACATGAGCCAGAGTGATCGAA GACTGACATTCGAGCTAGAGTTATCGAAGCAAGAAAAAGTGGAAAGCTGGGTGAAGGATCTGACAAATCTCAAGTCTTTGAGATTGCGATCAATTGACGAGAAGGGTGATGCTCAGAATCTTCGCGTGATGGATTTGTCAAAGCTCGAGAAACTGTCCAGCTTATATTTGTTTGGGTCCTTTGGGATGCAACATTATCTATTTAACAAATATCCACCACATCTCTCTGACCTGACTTTGTCTGCCTCGGGCCTTGTTGATGACCCAATGCCAATTTTAGGGAAACTCTCCAAGCTTAAATCACTCTTTTTCTACTTTGGCTCTTACAAAGGAAAAGAGATGTCATTAAAGGGTTTTCCCAATCTTCTAGTCTTGAAACTTTGGAAACTTGAGTCTCTAGAAGAGCTGCAGGTGGAGGCGGGAGCAATGCCAAAACTGAAGGAGCTAGATATCAGGTGCTGCAACAAATTGAAGGTCCCCACCGGGTTGAAGCACTTAAATAGTCTCCAAGAATTGAATTTGACAAATATGCCAAAAGATTTCACAACAATACAGGAAAAGAAGTGGGAAATTTGGGGCGACATTGCCTACCCTCCCAGGATCACAGTAGAGAATTGGTAG
- the LOC142633596 gene encoding uncharacterized protein LOC142633596, giving the protein MVDHHSSAATSSASVASAPARSEDPAWAHARAVPNAKNNTICLYCNKLIKGGGITRLKYHLAGIRGQVESCKVVSSDIRFQMKQMIEELKKSKETKKRIQSEIGNPYGDPFDVDEEEEEEDEVRVVEKSPPQTLGKRKSRGKDVDIDMSQIREKKKIKSYFAPRTTPGAQPSIRSALATKAMVDNAKMNVARWWYHSNVPFYASQSPYYQPMIDSIASIGPGFKGPSFYELRGPLLRNAVHEVNDFLVDIKNDWKVYGCSVMSDGWTNQKQQPIMNFLVYCPRGAMFLKSIDTSGLTKDAETLFNIFDSVVQEIGVEYIVQLITYNASPIKKPEKNCSEVWYFILVSLCSSLHRLDVGEYC; this is encoded by the coding sequence ATGGTTGATCATCATAGTTCAGCTGCTACTTCTTCTGCTTCTGTGGCCTCTGCCCCTGCAAGATCAGAGGATCCCGCATGGGCTCATGCCCGTGCAGTGCCGAACGCAAAAAATAACACTATATGTTTGTATTGTAATAAGTTGATCAAAGGGGGTGGTATTACTAGACTTAAGTATCATCTTGCTGGGATTAGGGGTCAAGTTGAATCATGTAAAGTTGTTTCATCTGATATCAGGTTTCAAATGAAACAAATGattgaagaattaaaaaaatctaaagaaactaaaaagagGATTCAGTCAGAAATTGGGAACCCATATGGTGATCCATTTGATGttgatgaggaggaggaggaggaggatgaggTTAGGGTTGTTGAAAAGAGTCCCCCTCAAACATTAGGTAAACGAAAATCTAGGGGAAAGGATGTTGACATTGATATGAGtcaaataagagaaaagaagaaaattaaaagttattttgcTCCTAGAACAACCCCTGGTGCTCAACCCTCTATAAGAAGTGCTTTGGCTACAAAAGCAATGGTTGATAATGCAAAAATGAATGTGGCAAGATGGTGGTATCATTCTAATGTACCCTTCTATGCATCTCAATCACCCTATTATCAACCTATGATAGATTCCATTGCTTCTATTGGGCCGGGATTTAAGGGGCCTTCTTTTTATGAGTTGAGGGGACCCCTTTTGAGAAATGCTGTGCATGAAGTTAATGACTTTTTGGTAGATATAAAAAATGATTGGAAAGTATATGGATGTTCAGTGATGTCTGATGGGTGGACAAATCAAAAACAGCAaccaataatgaattttttggtGTATTGTCCAAGGGGTGCTATGTTCTTGAAATCTATTGACACTTCAGGCCTTACAAAGGATGCTGAAACGTTGTTCAATATATTTGATTCTGTTGTTCAAGAAATTGGCGTGGAATATATTGTGCAATTGATTACGTATAATGCTTCGCCTATAAAAAAGCCGGAAAAAAATTGCAGCGAagtatggtactttattttggTCTCCTTGTGCAGCTCATTGCATAGACTTGATGTTGGAGAATATTGCTAA